A single Verrucomicrobiia bacterium DNA region contains:
- a CDS encoding NAD(P)/FAD-dependent oxidoreductase, with product MEPKLVAVGARAVALRYCVSRRFPQIEGVSDSHPIQVVVLGAGFGGLTFCQNFRHPDARITVVDRTNHHLFQPLLYQVAACGLSATEIAQPIRAILSERSDVTVLFNRVVGIDLEHRRVQLESGELPYDYLVLALGGQTSYFGHPEWEQFAPGLKTLADALQIRSQILLAFEKAENATDPQERDRLMTIVVVGGGPTGVELAGAFAELARTVLNQDFRRIDPSKARIILIEGSPLVLSHLPAELSASAQRQLTALGVEIRNNVRVQAIRANEVELADGRIIHAGTIIWAAGVSASPLTQQLGVELDRGGRIKVKSDLSLPGHPEVFAIGDLASLLQSDGKPVPGVSPAAMQMGRHVAAIIEAELNSPGGTPARPPFEYRDKGTMATIGRSAAVAWIGRFRFSGLLAWLTWLFVHLIFLVGFRNRVAVLFQWAYSYFSFRRSARIITYPPASDADPKSAAK from the coding sequence TTGGAGCCAAAACTTGTCGCCGTCGGGGCACGCGCGGTGGCGCTGCGCTATTGCGTTTCCCGACGCTTCCCACAGATTGAAGGAGTGAGTGATTCGCATCCCATTCAGGTGGTCGTGCTCGGCGCGGGCTTCGGCGGCCTGACGTTCTGTCAGAATTTCCGGCATCCGGACGCGCGCATTACGGTGGTGGACCGGACCAATCACCATCTGTTTCAACCGTTGCTTTATCAGGTGGCGGCGTGCGGTTTGTCGGCAACGGAAATCGCGCAACCGATCCGCGCCATTCTATCCGAGCGCAGCGATGTCACGGTGTTGTTCAATCGCGTGGTGGGAATTGATCTGGAACATCGCCGCGTGCAACTGGAGTCGGGGGAATTACCTTATGACTATCTGGTGCTGGCGTTGGGAGGTCAGACCAGTTATTTCGGTCATCCGGAATGGGAACAATTTGCGCCCGGACTGAAAACGCTTGCCGACGCGTTGCAGATTCGCAGTCAGATTCTGTTGGCATTTGAAAAAGCCGAGAACGCCACCGACCCGCAGGAGCGTGATCGGTTGATGACGATTGTGGTGGTGGGCGGCGGGCCAACGGGTGTCGAACTGGCCGGCGCGTTTGCGGAACTGGCGCGGACCGTGTTGAACCAGGATTTTCGGCGGATTGATCCCTCGAAGGCTCGCATCATTTTGATCGAAGGCTCGCCATTGGTGCTGTCGCATTTGCCCGCGGAATTATCCGCCAGCGCGCAACGACAACTAACCGCTTTGGGAGTGGAAATCCGGAACAACGTTCGCGTGCAGGCCATCCGCGCCAACGAGGTGGAACTGGCGGATGGCCGGATCATCCACGCCGGAACGATCATCTGGGCGGCAGGCGTCTCGGCTTCCCCGTTGACGCAGCAACTGGGAGTGGAACTGGATCGCGGCGGACGGATCAAGGTGAAGTCGGATCTCAGTCTGCCGGGGCATCCGGAAGTTTTTGCGATCGGCGACCTGGCTTCGTTGTTGCAGTCGGATGGGAAGCCGGTTCCGGGCGTCTCGCCGGCCGCCATGCAAATGGGGCGACACGTTGCCGCGATCATCGAGGCGGAGTTGAATTCGCCCGGTGGCACACCCGCGCGACCGCCGTTCGAGTATCGGGACAAAGGCACGATGGCCACGATTGGTCGCTCGGCAGCGGTGGCGTGGATCGGACGGTTTCGCTTTTCGGGATTGCTGGCTTGGTTGACCTGGTTGTTTGTGCATTTGATTTTTCTGGTGGGATTTCGCAACCGCGTTGCCGTGTTGTTTCAATGGGCCTATTCGTACTTCTCATTCAGGCGCAGCGCCCGCATCATTACCTATCCACCGGCGTCGGATGCTGATCCAAAATCCGCAGCGAAGTAA